Proteins co-encoded in one Haloarcula sp. DT43 genomic window:
- a CDS encoding 4-phosphopantoate--beta-alanine ligase, whose product MSDDVDLPESHPRYESLLTRHRIEAGVDRGITSRQGLIAQGRGEAFDYLLGERTIDSADAAERAAAAHLLSADHAVISVNGNAAALVPGELVELAEVTGADLEVNLFNRTEERIEAIAAYLREHGATDVKGLTADGRIPGLDHERAKVDADGIGAADVVLVPLEDGDRAEALGEMGKTELVVDLNPRSRSAEVATVPIVDNIIRAIPNVTEHARALRGDPDAQRAAIEAFDAEAALTDAERTIREGDLE is encoded by the coding sequence ATGAGCGACGACGTCGACCTCCCTGAAAGCCACCCCCGCTACGAGTCGCTGCTGACCCGCCACCGCATCGAGGCGGGCGTCGACCGCGGTATCACCTCCCGGCAGGGCCTCATCGCCCAGGGCCGCGGCGAGGCCTTCGACTACCTGCTTGGCGAGCGGACCATCGACAGCGCCGACGCCGCCGAGCGGGCCGCCGCCGCGCACCTCCTCTCGGCCGACCACGCCGTGATTTCGGTCAACGGCAACGCCGCCGCCCTCGTCCCCGGCGAACTCGTCGAACTGGCCGAGGTGACCGGCGCGGACCTCGAAGTCAATCTGTTCAACCGCACGGAGGAGCGCATCGAAGCCATCGCCGCGTACCTCCGCGAACACGGCGCGACAGACGTGAAGGGGCTGACCGCCGACGGCCGTATCCCCGGGCTGGACCACGAGCGCGCGAAGGTCGACGCCGACGGCATCGGCGCGGCCGACGTGGTGCTGGTCCCGCTGGAGGACGGCGACCGTGCCGAGGCGCTGGGCGAGATGGGCAAGACCGAACTCGTCGTCGACCTCAATCCGCGGAGCCGCTCGGCCGAGGTGGCGACGGTGCCTATCGTCGACAACATCATCCGGGCGATACCGAACGTCACCGAGCACGCCCGGGCCCTCCGTGGCGACCCCGACGCCCAGCGGGCCGCAATCGAGGCCTTCGACGCCGAGGCCGCTCTGACCGACGCCGAGCGGACGATTCGGGAGGGCGACCTCGAATGA
- a CDS encoding YqaA family protein, translating into MDLVVPTSAFVAFIGDCTTAGTPLTPLEEAVCTATGPTGLGIIAVYSFLIAFILPLPSEVVLVPAETLRLGLSTNGNLAAIILASATGKALGSLVAFHIGQEAKEYGPLIRWIQRSRFNLIEWSERKTVQLAQKYGYVGLALALCVPFFPDTLSIYAFTVLERDYYRFGAATFFGSAGRLLVTLGLAGGTLALL; encoded by the coding sequence GTGGACCTGGTAGTACCGACATCGGCGTTCGTTGCCTTCATCGGCGACTGCACGACCGCCGGCACGCCCCTGACGCCGCTCGAGGAGGCCGTCTGTACGGCCACCGGCCCGACCGGACTGGGAATCATCGCGGTGTACTCGTTTCTCATCGCGTTCATCCTCCCGCTCCCGAGCGAGGTCGTGCTGGTCCCGGCGGAGACCCTGCGGCTCGGACTCTCCACGAACGGGAACCTGGCGGCGATTATCCTCGCCAGCGCGACCGGGAAGGCCCTCGGGAGTCTCGTCGCCTTCCACATCGGACAGGAAGCGAAGGAGTACGGCCCGCTCATCCGCTGGATTCAGCGCTCGCGGTTCAACCTCATCGAGTGGTCCGAGCGAAAGACCGTCCAGCTGGCACAGAAGTACGGCTACGTCGGCCTGGCGCTCGCGCTGTGTGTCCCCTTCTTCCCCGATACGCTCTCTATCTACGCGTTCACGGTCCTGGAGCGGGACTACTACCGGTTCGGCGCGGCGACGTTCTTCGGCAGCGCCGGCCGCCTGCTGGTGACGCTCGGGCTCGCCGGCGGCACGCTCGCGCTGCTGTGA
- a CDS encoding DUF7312 domain-containing protein — protein sequence MDDDGAARDGTAAHDDTFTEEYELATEADVIQVEEDGHAADDEEGAVAGSFAPDLEVTPDTPKPENVVFVALGVCIAVLALGRMFLGAEMYAPSVLGGVVLAVALGTAALYGFFVRTSDA from the coding sequence ATGGACGACGACGGGGCCGCTCGGGACGGGACGGCCGCTCACGACGACACCTTCACCGAGGAGTACGAACTGGCGACGGAAGCCGACGTGATTCAGGTCGAGGAGGACGGGCACGCGGCCGACGACGAGGAGGGCGCGGTCGCCGGCTCGTTCGCCCCGGACCTGGAGGTGACCCCCGACACGCCGAAGCCGGAGAACGTGGTCTTCGTCGCGCTCGGGGTCTGTATCGCGGTGCTCGCGCTCGGACGGATGTTCCTCGGGGCGGAGATGTACGCGCCGTCCGTGCTCGGCGGCGTGGTCCTGGCCGTGGCGCTCGGAACCGCGGCGCTGTACGGCTTTTTCGTCCGGACGAGCGACGCGTGA
- a CDS encoding NfeD family protein: MVNPLAAVALLQAEPLLGMSLSILLFLAGAGLIVGEALAPGTHFFVLGVALLTAGLVGLFIPASLGLLAPLILTVVVLATTAVTLWGYRKLDFAAPGRGQTLSSDSLTGQFGTVTERVTRSDGEVKLEDGGFNPYYQARSTGDPIEEGAEVIVVDPGGGNVLKVEAVASTSDEIDRALERDRSDADAEPERESERA; this comes from the coding sequence ATGGTGAACCCGCTGGCGGCGGTTGCCCTACTGCAGGCCGAACCACTGTTAGGTATGTCGCTCTCCATCCTGCTGTTCCTGGCCGGCGCGGGCCTCATCGTGGGCGAAGCGCTCGCCCCCGGGACACACTTTTTCGTCCTCGGCGTGGCCCTGCTGACCGCGGGACTGGTCGGGCTGTTCATCCCCGCGAGTCTGGGCCTGCTCGCCCCGCTCATCCTCACGGTGGTCGTGCTGGCGACGACGGCGGTCACGCTCTGGGGCTACCGGAAGCTCGACTTCGCCGCGCCGGGCCGGGGCCAGACGCTCAGTTCCGACTCGCTGACGGGCCAGTTCGGGACCGTGACAGAGCGCGTGACCCGAAGCGACGGCGAGGTCAAACTGGAGGACGGCGGTTTCAATCCGTACTACCAGGCCCGGAGCACGGGCGACCCAATCGAAGAAGGGGCGGAGGTCATCGTCGTCGACCCCGGCGGCGGGAACGTCCTGAAAGTCGAGGCGGTCGCGTCGACGAGCGACGAAATCGACCGCGCGCTCGAACGCGACCGGAGCGACGCGGACGCCGAGCCGGAGCGAGAGTCCGAGCGAGCGTAG
- the metG gene encoding methionine--tRNA ligase, producing the protein MSHDEFPTDQPAVVTCGLPYANGDLHVGHLRTYVDGDALSRALRRIGQQTAFVSGSDMHGTPVAVNAAEEGVEPREFALNFHETYAETFPQFNIEFDNYGHTDDATNVELTQEFVRSWVENDHVHEKEIQVAWDTEEDQPLPDRYVEGTCPYCGEQARGDECDEGCQRHLEPGEIEDPVSTLTGNPAEYRTREHKFLRLSDFQSYLQGFLDRLEGTDNAQNQPREWIEGDLQDLCITRDMDWGVDYPDEADGGEDLVLYVWVDAPIEYVASTRQYSERVGTDEYDWEDVWTVGGEERHGPAWDDDWSEDNGEIIHVIGRDIIQHHAVFWPAMLRGAGYNEPRAILATGFVGIDGKALSTSRNRAVWADEYLDAGFHPDLFRYYIATGAELDTDVDFSWDRFQERVNGELVGNVGNFIYRSLLFAERNYDGTPDAPVSDDVRERIEEAIDDFEAAVREYDVRELAEIAIELSNYGNEYIQRNEPWNLVNDDPEEAEQVIRDCVQLTKAVAVLMQPVLPGKAERLWGQLGEQGSVADVTLDSALDAPPAEFGEPAELFEQVEDDHIEALNEELQERVEAASDDEAEDDEDEASGDVDLQPLVEDRISFEDFEGVDMRVGEIRSAEPVEGADKLLRLEVDIGHEVRQVVAGLRQLHDAEDLPGTRVILLANMEKAELFGVESNGMVLAAGDEADLLTTHEDAPLGTRIK; encoded by the coding sequence ATGAGCCACGACGAGTTCCCGACGGACCAGCCGGCGGTCGTGACCTGTGGGTTGCCGTACGCCAACGGCGACCTGCACGTCGGCCACCTCCGGACGTACGTCGACGGCGACGCGCTCTCGCGCGCGCTGCGACGCATCGGCCAGCAGACGGCGTTCGTCTCCGGGTCGGACATGCACGGCACGCCGGTGGCGGTCAACGCCGCCGAAGAGGGCGTCGAGCCCCGCGAGTTCGCCCTCAACTTCCACGAGACCTACGCCGAGACGTTCCCGCAGTTCAACATCGAGTTCGACAACTACGGCCACACCGACGACGCGACTAACGTCGAACTCACCCAGGAGTTCGTCCGCTCGTGGGTCGAGAACGACCACGTCCACGAGAAGGAGATCCAGGTCGCCTGGGACACCGAGGAGGACCAGCCCCTGCCCGACCGCTACGTCGAGGGGACCTGTCCCTACTGCGGCGAGCAGGCCCGCGGCGACGAGTGCGACGAGGGCTGTCAGCGCCACCTCGAACCCGGCGAGATAGAGGACCCCGTCTCGACGCTGACCGGCAACCCCGCCGAGTACCGCACGCGCGAGCACAAGTTCCTCCGACTGTCGGACTTCCAGTCGTACCTCCAGGGCTTCCTCGACCGCCTGGAGGGGACCGACAACGCTCAGAACCAGCCCCGCGAGTGGATAGAGGGCGACCTTCAGGACCTCTGTATCACGCGGGACATGGACTGGGGCGTCGACTATCCCGACGAGGCCGACGGTGGGGAGGACCTCGTGCTGTACGTCTGGGTCGACGCGCCCATCGAGTACGTCGCCTCCACCCGGCAGTACTCCGAGCGGGTCGGTACCGACGAGTACGACTGGGAAGACGTCTGGACTGTCGGCGGCGAAGAGCGCCACGGCCCCGCGTGGGACGACGACTGGAGCGAGGACAACGGCGAGATAATCCACGTCATCGGCCGCGACATCATCCAGCACCACGCCGTCTTCTGGCCCGCCATGCTGCGCGGCGCGGGCTACAACGAGCCCCGGGCCATCCTGGCGACCGGCTTCGTCGGCATCGACGGCAAGGCCCTCTCGACCTCGCGCAACCGCGCGGTCTGGGCCGACGAGTACCTCGACGCCGGCTTCCATCCCGACCTGTTCCGGTACTACATCGCGACCGGCGCAGAGCTTGACACGGACGTGGACTTCTCCTGGGACCGCTTCCAGGAGCGCGTCAACGGCGAACTCGTCGGCAACGTCGGGAACTTCATCTACCGCTCGCTGCTGTTCGCCGAGCGCAACTACGACGGCACGCCCGACGCGCCCGTCAGCGACGACGTGCGCGAACGCATCGAGGAGGCCATCGACGACTTCGAGGCCGCCGTCCGCGAGTACGACGTGCGCGAACTCGCCGAAATCGCCATCGAACTCTCGAACTACGGCAACGAGTACATTCAGCGCAACGAGCCGTGGAACCTCGTCAACGACGACCCCGAGGAGGCCGAGCAGGTCATCCGCGACTGCGTCCAGCTGACGAAGGCCGTCGCGGTGCTCATGCAGCCCGTCCTGCCGGGCAAGGCCGAGCGCCTGTGGGGCCAACTGGGCGAGCAGGGGTCGGTCGCCGACGTGACCCTCGACAGCGCGCTCGACGCGCCGCCGGCCGAGTTCGGCGAGCCCGCGGAGCTGTTCGAGCAGGTCGAGGACGACCACATCGAGGCGCTGAACGAGGAGCTACAGGAGCGCGTTGAGGCGGCCAGCGACGACGAAGCCGAGGACGACGAGGACGAAGCGAGCGGCGACGTCGACCTCCAGCCCCTCGTCGAGGACCGCATCAGTTTCGAGGACTTCGAGGGCGTCGACATGCGCGTCGGCGAGATTCGCAGCGCCGAGCCGGTCGAGGGCGCGGACAAGCTCCTACGCCTGGAGGTCGACATCGGCCACGAGGTCCGGCAGGTCGTCGCCGGCCTCCGGCAACTGCACGACGCCGAGGACCTGCCCGGGACGCGGGTCATCCTGCTCGCGAACATGGAGAAAGCCGAGTTGTTCGGCGTCGAGTCCAACGGGATGGTGCTCGCGGCCGGCGACGAGGCCGATTTGCTGACGACCCACGAGGACGCCCCCCTGGGGACGCGAATCAAGTAG
- the ppsA gene encoding phosphoenolpyruvate synthase: MPTLWLDEIGADDLSRVGGKAASLGELTGAGLPVPSAFVVTADTYRSFIEATGIDEPLFEAVDVDSDDSQALAEAAERAQELILETDTPPSVREDLLAAYDEMGDEDVAVRSSATAEDLPDASFAGQQDTYLNVSRADLLQRVKECWASLFTQRAIYYRNENDFAHDAVDIAVVVQQMVDAEKSGVMFTSHPSTGGPTAIIEAAWGLGEAVVSGAVSPDNYIIDRETGTIDEVTVADKKVMCVRGEDGETIERSVPEEKRKERVLSDEEIHRLMEVGERVEDHYDTPQDVEWAVYEGEVYLLQSRPITTIDDPEGSAGSATEAESQPPGAQSGVADGGAMESQSDSVRLSGIGSAPGRVTGVVRIVDKLDNLDKVEDGDIIVAEMTTPDMVPAMKRANGIITDEGGMTSHAAIVSRELGVPAVVGAEDATQKLRDGETVTLDGDKGTVEKGAKVPETSEDEGDAAPVEAHSAVKPMTGTEVKVNVSIPEAAERAAATGADGVGLLRIEHMILSTDKTPSRYVEDHGERAYVDEIVEGVRSVAEAFYPRPVRVRTLDAPSDEFRQLQGGEDEPSEHNPMLGYRGIRRSLDRPGEFKLELRAFERLYDLGYDNVELMLPLVTDAEDILRAKALMQEVGIDPEKRDWGVMVETPASALSIEEICEAGIDFVSFGTNDLTQYTLAVDRNNGNVADRFDELHPAVLELMSQVIGTCREHDVSTSICGQAASKPQMVNFLVDEGVTSISPNIDAVRDVQHEVKRVEQRLLLESVR; this comes from the coding sequence ATGCCAACACTGTGGCTCGATGAAATCGGTGCCGACGACCTGTCGCGGGTCGGCGGCAAGGCGGCGTCTCTCGGAGAACTGACCGGAGCGGGCCTGCCCGTTCCGTCGGCGTTCGTCGTTACCGCCGACACGTATCGGTCGTTCATCGAAGCAACTGGAATCGACGAGCCGCTGTTCGAGGCCGTCGATGTCGACAGCGACGACTCGCAGGCGCTGGCCGAGGCGGCCGAGCGCGCCCAGGAGCTGATTCTGGAAACGGACACACCGCCGTCGGTCCGCGAGGACCTGCTGGCCGCCTACGACGAGATGGGCGACGAGGACGTGGCCGTCCGGTCCTCGGCGACCGCGGAGGACCTCCCGGACGCCTCCTTCGCGGGCCAGCAGGACACGTACCTGAACGTCTCGCGTGCGGACCTCCTGCAGCGAGTCAAGGAGTGCTGGGCGTCGCTTTTCACCCAGCGAGCCATCTACTACCGCAACGAGAACGACTTCGCTCACGACGCCGTGGACATCGCCGTCGTCGTCCAGCAGATGGTCGACGCCGAGAAGTCGGGCGTCATGTTCACCAGTCACCCCTCGACCGGCGGCCCGACGGCCATCATCGAGGCCGCGTGGGGACTGGGCGAAGCGGTCGTCTCCGGCGCGGTCTCGCCCGACAACTACATCATCGACCGCGAGACGGGCACCATCGACGAGGTGACCGTCGCCGACAAGAAGGTGATGTGCGTCCGCGGGGAGGACGGCGAGACGATAGAGCGGTCCGTCCCGGAGGAAAAGCGCAAGGAGCGGGTCCTCTCCGACGAGGAGATTCACCGGCTCATGGAGGTCGGCGAGCGCGTCGAGGACCACTACGACACCCCACAGGACGTGGAGTGGGCGGTCTACGAGGGCGAGGTGTACCTGCTGCAGTCCCGGCCCATCACCACCATCGACGACCCCGAGGGGAGCGCCGGCTCGGCCACCGAGGCCGAGAGCCAGCCGCCGGGAGCCCAGTCGGGCGTCGCCGACGGCGGAGCGATGGAGAGCCAGTCGGACTCGGTCCGGCTGTCCGGCATCGGCTCCGCGCCAGGCCGGGTCACCGGCGTCGTCCGCATCGTCGACAAGCTCGACAACCTCGACAAGGTCGAGGACGGCGACATCATCGTCGCCGAGATGACGACGCCGGACATGGTGCCGGCGATGAAACGCGCCAACGGCATCATCACCGACGAGGGCGGGATGACCAGCCACGCCGCCATCGTCTCGCGCGAACTCGGCGTGCCGGCCGTCGTCGGGGCCGAGGACGCGACACAGAAGCTCCGTGACGGCGAGACGGTCACGCTCGACGGCGACAAGGGAACGGTCGAGAAAGGGGCGAAAGTCCCGGAGACGAGCGAGGACGAGGGCGACGCCGCACCGGTCGAGGCGCACTCGGCGGTCAAGCCGATGACCGGCACGGAGGTCAAGGTCAACGTCTCTATCCCGGAGGCCGCCGAACGGGCCGCCGCGACGGGGGCCGACGGCGTCGGCCTGCTCCGCATCGAGCACATGATTCTCTCGACGGACAAGACGCCGTCCCGTTACGTCGAAGACCACGGCGAGCGCGCCTACGTCGACGAAATCGTCGAGGGCGTCCGCTCGGTCGCCGAGGCGTTCTACCCGCGGCCGGTACGGGTCCGGACCCTCGATGCGCCATCCGACGAGTTCCGACAGCTCCAGGGCGGCGAGGACGAGCCCAGCGAGCACAACCCGATGCTGGGCTATCGCGGCATCCGCCGCTCGCTGGACCGGCCCGGCGAGTTCAAGCTCGAACTCCGCGCGTTCGAGCGCCTGTACGACCTCGGCTACGACAACGTCGAGCTGATGCTCCCGCTTGTGACCGACGCCGAGGACATCCTGCGGGCGAAGGCGCTGATGCAGGAGGTCGGCATCGACCCCGAGAAGCGCGACTGGGGCGTCATGGTCGAGACGCCGGCGAGCGCGCTGTCCATCGAGGAAATCTGCGAGGCCGGCATCGACTTCGTCTCCTTCGGGACGAACGACCTCACCCAGTACACGCTGGCCGTCGACCGCAACAACGGCAACGTCGCCGACCGCTTCGACGAACTGCACCCGGCCGTCCTCGAGCTCATGAGCCAGGTCATCGGGACCTGCCGCGAGCACGACGTGTCGACGAGCATCTGCGGACAGGCGGCCTCGAAGCCACAGATGGTGAACTTCCTCGTCGACGAGGGGGTCACCTCCATCTCGCCGAACATCGACGCCGTCCGCGACGTCCAGCACGAGGTCAAGCGCGTGGAGCAGCGCCTCCTGCTGGAATCGGTCCGCTGA
- the mfnA gene encoding tyrosine decarboxylase MfnA: MLQRAEPQDFDRVLSSMCTVPHPAAREAAERFLATNPGDPGTYETVADLEREAVDYLGELTGLAEPAGYVASGGTEANLQAVRIARNRADTDDPNVVAPVHAHFSFTKAADVLGVELRTAPATDYRANVEAMAELVDEDTVCVVGVAGSTEYGYVDPIPAIADLAETVDALCHVDAAWGGFYLPFTDHDWHFGHADVDTMTIDPHKVGQAAVPAGGLLARDRTLLDELAVETPYLESTDQLTLTGTRSGAGVASAVAAMEALWPAGYRQQYETSMANADWLAEQLSARGHEVIGPELPLVAADLSMPMTDELRERGWRVSKTGAGEMRVVCMPHVTRSMLRSFVADLDWY; this comes from the coding sequence ATGCTCCAGCGGGCCGAGCCACAGGATTTCGACCGCGTCCTCTCGTCGATGTGTACCGTCCCCCACCCCGCGGCGCGCGAGGCGGCCGAGCGCTTCCTCGCCACGAACCCAGGGGACCCGGGGACCTACGAGACGGTCGCCGACCTGGAACGGGAGGCCGTCGACTACCTCGGCGAACTGACCGGGCTGGCCGAGCCCGCGGGCTACGTCGCCTCGGGCGGGACGGAGGCCAACCTCCAGGCGGTACGCATCGCCCGGAACCGCGCCGACACCGACGACCCGAACGTCGTCGCGCCCGTCCACGCGCACTTTTCCTTTACCAAGGCCGCCGACGTGCTCGGCGTGGAACTGCGGACCGCGCCGGCGACCGACTACCGCGCCAACGTGGAGGCGATGGCGGAACTCGTGGACGAGGACACGGTCTGTGTGGTCGGCGTCGCCGGCTCGACCGAGTACGGCTACGTCGACCCGATTCCGGCCATCGCCGACCTCGCCGAAACCGTCGACGCACTCTGTCACGTCGACGCCGCCTGGGGCGGCTTCTACCTCCCCTTTACCGACCACGACTGGCACTTCGGCCACGCCGACGTGGACACGATGACCATCGACCCCCACAAGGTCGGCCAGGCGGCGGTTCCCGCGGGCGGGCTGCTGGCCCGCGACCGGACGCTGCTGGACGAACTCGCCGTCGAGACGCCGTATCTCGAATCGACGGACCAACTGACGCTGACGGGGACACGCTCGGGCGCGGGCGTCGCCTCGGCCGTCGCGGCGATGGAGGCGCTGTGGCCGGCGGGCTACCGCCAGCAGTACGAGACGTCGATGGCCAACGCCGACTGGCTGGCCGAGCAGCTGTCGGCCCGGGGCCACGAGGTCATCGGCCCGGAGCTCCCGCTGGTCGCGGCGGACCTCTCGATGCCGATGACCGACGAGCTCCGCGAGCGCGGGTGGCGGGTCTCGAAGACCGGCGCGGGCGAGATGCGCGTGGTGTGTATGCCCCACGTGACGCGGTCGATGCTGCGGTCGTTCGTGGCCGACCTCGACTGGTATTAG
- a CDS encoding RAD55 family ATPase: MAPESTPEAKSISSGVSYIPFGIPGLDGQVRGVPTGSTVLLAGAADAGGDAFTYTSLATLMLAKHRPEMVPNGIARRSETIPDSVTYITLSHDREHVYSELDAVLDGYQFEALTEHMTVADFSQRYMELLPVPDALFDARRSADDIEQPGAEPDPSSEPSDETFEKFLESLGEQVTEAADTLVVVDSLTDLERATEFGLPKNREVAFLMGLREAVVNWGTVAFVKLDRPAAAVRSDELIHGLLHGSVYFYSNDKGFETYRTMRVGSFGGALDTERQTVFESRIGPTGFRAKATKKIGPSNW; encoded by the coding sequence ATGGCACCCGAATCGACGCCGGAAGCCAAGAGTATCAGCTCCGGCGTGTCGTACATCCCCTTCGGCATCCCCGGACTGGACGGACAGGTTCGGGGGGTTCCGACCGGGAGCACGGTCCTGCTGGCCGGGGCGGCCGACGCGGGCGGCGACGCCTTCACCTACACCAGCCTCGCGACGCTGATGCTCGCGAAACACCGCCCGGAGATGGTCCCGAACGGCATCGCCCGGCGCAGCGAGACGATTCCGGACTCTGTGACCTACATCACGCTCTCACACGACCGCGAACACGTCTACAGCGAACTCGACGCCGTGCTCGACGGCTACCAGTTCGAGGCGCTCACGGAGCACATGACCGTCGCGGACTTCTCCCAGCGGTACATGGAACTGCTCCCCGTCCCGGACGCGCTGTTCGACGCCCGGCGCTCGGCCGACGACATCGAACAGCCCGGCGCGGAGCCGGACCCCTCGTCGGAACCGTCGGACGAGACCTTCGAGAAGTTCCTCGAATCCCTGGGCGAGCAGGTGACCGAAGCCGCGGACACGCTCGTCGTCGTCGACTCGCTGACCGACCTCGAACGGGCGACGGAGTTCGGCCTCCCGAAGAACCGCGAGGTGGCGTTCCTGATGGGGCTGCGCGAGGCCGTCGTCAACTGGGGGACCGTCGCGTTCGTGAAGCTCGACCGGCCCGCGGCCGCGGTCCGCTCGGACGAACTCATCCACGGCCTGTTGCACGGCAGCGTCTACTTCTACTCCAACGACAAGGGGTTCGAGACGTACCGGACGATGCGGGTCGGCTCCTTCGGCGGCGCGCTCGACACCGAGCGCCAGACCGTCTTCGAGTCCCGCATCGGCCCCACTGGCTTTCGCGCGAAGGCGACGAAGAAAATCGGGCCCTCGAACTGGTAG
- a CDS encoding PhzF family phenazine biosynthesis protein: MDTRQALLVDAFAAEPTAGTPTGVVPEAGGLADDQMRAIASELGATETAFVRPAADADRRLRCFSPSGELEQAAAATVGAHAALYERGTVGAAEWTVATAGGEVTVETKENGMVWVEQGRADIAEVDVPYSDVADALGLDEATLKDVGADLPLVTASVAQPWLMVPVNYFEHLSGLAVDAAAVAALCDRTDAAGVYPFTFDTVGGDATRRSTLHGRAFRAGSRTEEPVSAAASGACAAFVRRYGALDDTIEQVVVEGGHFRDRPGTVSVDTDGDEVWVGGRGVTALDGTVTVPAVDDDDIIEA, from the coding sequence ATGGATACGCGACAGGCGTTGCTCGTTGACGCGTTCGCCGCGGAGCCGACGGCCGGGACGCCAACCGGCGTCGTGCCCGAGGCCGGCGGCCTGGCCGACGACCAGATGCGGGCCATCGCCAGCGAGCTGGGGGCCACCGAGACGGCGTTCGTCCGCCCGGCGGCGGACGCCGACCGCCGACTGCGCTGTTTCTCGCCGAGCGGCGAACTGGAGCAGGCGGCGGCGGCCACCGTCGGGGCGCACGCGGCCCTCTACGAGCGCGGTACGGTCGGGGCCGCGGAGTGGACGGTTGCCACCGCCGGGGGCGAAGTCACCGTCGAGACCAAGGAGAACGGGATGGTCTGGGTCGAACAGGGCCGGGCCGACATCGCCGAGGTGGACGTCCCGTACAGCGACGTCGCGGACGCGCTCGGGCTCGACGAAGCCACGCTCAAAGACGTGGGCGCGGACCTGCCGCTGGTGACGGCCAGCGTGGCCCAGCCGTGGCTCATGGTCCCGGTCAACTACTTCGAGCACCTGAGCGGCCTCGCCGTGGACGCGGCCGCCGTCGCCGCCCTCTGTGACCGCACCGACGCGGCCGGCGTCTACCCGTTCACGTTCGACACCGTCGGCGGCGACGCGACGCGCCGGTCGACGCTCCACGGCCGGGCGTTCCGGGCGGGGAGCCGGACCGAGGAGCCGGTGAGCGCCGCGGCGTCGGGGGCCTGTGCCGCGTTCGTCCGCCGGTACGGGGCGCTCGACGACACCATCGAGCAGGTGGTCGTCGAGGGGGGCCACTTCCGGGACCGGCCCGGAACCGTCTCGGTCGACACCGACGGCGACGAAGTGTGGGTCGGCGGCCGCGGCGTGACCGCGCTGGACGGAACGGTGACCGTCCCCGCCGTCGACGACGACGACATTATCGAAGCCTGA